The uncultured Mailhella sp. genome segment CGCGAACTGCTCACTCATCCGCAGCTGTTCAGCGCCGCCATGCGCACCGCCGCTCCCTTCCAGGGCCTGGTCATGCGTCAGCAGGGCGCCAAAACCTACGACATGCCGCTTCTGAGCAAGCTCGTGGGCTCGCGCCACATCGCCAAGCTGCCCGCGAAGTCCCTGCACGCCAAGTACGGCGACCTGCACACCGAGGGTCAGATCGGCATCAAGGTCCTGTTCTTCGCCGGCTGCATGGCCGACAAGTACTACACCCAGCTCGGCGAAGCCTGCCTCAAGGTGCTCAAACATCACGGCGTGGGCGTGGTCATGCCCTCCAAGCTCACCTGCTGCGGCATTCCCGCTCTCGCTTCCGGCGACCGCAAGGGCTTCGTCATGGAAACGCAGAAAAACCTTGAAGTCATCGGCCGGGAACTCGTGGGCGGCGGCATCAACTACGTGGTCACGCCCTGCGGCTCCTGCACCGCCACGCTCAAGGAATGGTGGCCCTACTTCATTCAGGAATTCTCGCCCGATCAGCAGAAGACCGTGCGCGCCGTGGCCGACCGCGTCATGGACATCAACGCCTTCCTCGTGGACGTGCTCCACGTGGATCAGATGGAACCCGGCGAACGGCATCCCGGCGACGTCACCCGCGTGACCTTCCACGATTCCTGCCACCTGAAGAAGAGCGTCGGCGTGTCCGAACAGCCCCGCAAGCTCATCCGCATGAATCCCAACTACGAGCTCGTGGAAATGGCCGAGGCAGACCGCTGCTGCGGCTGCGGCGGCAGCTTCACCCTGTTCCACTACGACCTGTCGAAAGAAATCGGTCAGCGCAAGCGCGACAACATCGTGCGTTCCGGCGCGTCCGTGGTGGCCACCGGCTGCCCCGCCTGCATGCTGCAGATTTCCGACATGCTCTCGCAGAACAAGGATGAGGTGCAGGTCAAGCATCCCATTGAAATCTACGCGGAAACGCTGCCCGACTGACATTATCGGGGAGAGCGGCCCCAACGAGCCGCTCTTCCCGTCTTTACCGCACATTCAGGCGGAACACTGCCTAAGGAGTAACAATGACTCAGGATCAACTCGTTGAAGTGGTGAAAGCCAAGGCTCCCTCTGTTCCTGTGACTCTCTACGAGGCCAAGGACTTTGCGGACGCCATGCAGTACGCCGTGGACGTGACTGAAAAGAAGCGTCACTGCGAAATGCTCCTGCCCGTGGAAGGCGAACAGTACGGCCCCGCGAGCGAAAACGGCTTCCCCACCCTTCTTGACCGCTTTATCGCCGCCCCCGGCCTGTCCGACGAAGAATACGCCGTTCTGGAAGAAAAGGCCGCCGGAACCGACATCCATCTGCTGCGTTCCGGTCTGCGCGATCACATGGGCGGCTTCGACACCAG includes the following:
- a CDS encoding (Fe-S)-binding protein — its product is MSDISRLAKTLMKLDDKLADCMRCGLCQAVCPVFGVTHKEGDVTRGKLALLDNLAHKIIQDPDAVEERLNRCLLCGSCQANCPSGVSIMEIFVEARQALVDYRGLNPIKKLVFRELLTHPQLFSAAMRTAAPFQGLVMRQQGAKTYDMPLLSKLVGSRHIAKLPAKSLHAKYGDLHTEGQIGIKVLFFAGCMADKYYTQLGEACLKVLKHHGVGVVMPSKLTCCGIPALASGDRKGFVMETQKNLEVIGRELVGGGINYVVTPCGSCTATLKEWWPYFIQEFSPDQQKTVRAVADRVMDINAFLVDVLHVDQMEPGERHPGDVTRVTFHDSCHLKKSVGVSEQPRKLIRMNPNYELVEMAEADRCCGCGGSFTLFHYDLSKEIGQRKRDNIVRSGASVVATGCPACMLQISDMLSQNKDEVQVKHPIEIYAETLPD
- a CDS encoding lactate utilization protein; translated protein: MTQDQLVEVVKAKAPSVPVTLYEAKDFADAMQYAVDVTEKKRHCEMLLPVEGEQYGPASENGFPTLLDRFIAAPGLSDEEYAVLEEKAAGTDIHLLRSGLRDHMGGFDTSITWADGLVADTVTCVVNSNREEVRLGTMVAEVSIMLVRKSTLLNKIEDANDLLLDLVNRGGASYTAFITGPSRTADIERVGALGVHGPLELHIVLLED